AAGCAGACATTCGCCGGGTGCGGCAGCCAGAGCTCTCAGGAGTCGCCCCCCGCTTCCGTTACTAAAAACGAGCAAGCGGCATTCGTGACAGACAAGCCGAGCGACTCGCCGCGAAACCGTGGTGGAGTATCTGAGATCCGAGAGGAATCGCAATGGAGCCTGACTCTGATAGAACTGCCGCCGGTGAATCCTCTTGCAGAAGGTCCACAGGTGGCGGCAATCGCGCCAGATGTTCCATCGTGCGACACAGAAATCTCCGGTATACGTACACCTCAGAAAATTCAGTCTGCAGAGCCGGATGAGCGGAGCAGCAAGCGTCCAATTAGCTCAGTCACGCCGCGATCGAGCGACAGTAGTGGAGGTGCGAGGCCAGCGCGCAAACAGCGGCAGAAAAAGCATCagccgagacacagaaaaactgCTGCGCAGCTCTGAAGACTCGCGTGAGCAGCTGTAGCACAGATCCGTCGAGACAGactggaagaaaggaaaatgACACCCGATGCATACACGCTATGGCGGTGCAGCACGGAACCTAGACTcggggaagcagaaagcAGTTTTGCGGGCAGGCGTTTCGGGGAAAAAGACCGGAGAAAACTCCGCGTTCCGCACGACATGGCGACACGATTATGTCTGTTCTTGTTAAGCTCGCGTCTTTGTGTGGTGCACGGTGCTTGTTTTGTGTGTGGAACGGTTTCCGCTCGCGTCTCGCTTGCGTGAGTGCCGAGAAATGGCTGTGTCAGCGTGCACCTCAGGATGTAAAGTGACAGGTGCGATGCCGAGCATTGGCAAGCAACGACAGAGTCGTCCGAGGCGGTCAGTGCGCAGAAAGTATGTCGTGTTTCTGTCCTTGTCTTTGGGTGGCGATACGGATCACTCCAGTGTTCTAGGCATTTCATGTTTTTATCGGAATGGAACAGTTGACAGCAGTAATGCGTGTGTGTTCGTGCTACGATTGCGGATTCCCCCTTTCCGAATGTCTTGCGAGACATTCTCGAAGATCAACAAATGTACAGCTCTATTTGCGTGTTCAAGCTCATATGAGTTCCTGCACGTCACGCGGTAGCttagagacacagagacttTTCTAGATATTTCGCGCGTTTGAAGTCAAGAAAGTCAGGCTAGAGAGCTTCTTGTATCGTGGGTTCTTATTTGAATGCTCATCGATAACAACAAACAAGTCAGGCTTCTGTCGCGTCGGCCTGTAATGCTGACAACGAGCTGCTGCATGTGCTTGCTTGCACATGACTGGCACGCTGTCAGGTGTCActtttcgctgcatgcgagtgAAAAAAACGGGAAGAAATTTCCATCCTCAAGAAATCCGCTTCAGAACAGAAAGGTCCACTTTATGGTGACAAACCAGACAAAAGCTTCAGAAACACCCAGATGGCTTTCAATTAGCGCGTTGTTCCCCTTGATGCAAGAGCGAGGTAGACAAATCACATGTTTCTTGGGCAATTTCTCAGATTTTTTCCTGCTCTCCGATTCCATAGATCTGAGCGAatccttccttctttgtttcttctttaaAAGCAAAAACCCAGGGCAATCGCATCGCTAACTCCTTTCAAGTGTCTGTTCAACAGGATTGTGAGTGTTTTCGTGTTTTGAGTGAAACCGGCACACTTTGCGCCGCGCTGAGCTCAGCATTTACTTTTCCTTGGTACTCTCTAACTCTTAGAGAAAGCAAGAGGAAAGCAAACTCGAAAACTTTGAATCTCGCACAGATATGCATGCCCTTGAAGCGTGCTGCCCACGTTTCAAGCGTTGGGCTGCGTTGTTCGAGCTCAACTTCTTACCTTACGTCCGCGCGAAACAAGCCCCGTTGGTTAATCAGTGGcagtgcgtttctctgtcctgTATCTGTCTCTAAAAAGTCGTGTATCCCGTCACTAACAATCAATTACAGAGATTTTTCCACAGAGATATAGGATTCCTTTCTCTGGATATCCCCGCCAGGCTgcagtttcttttttttcgaagAAACCGACAAGATTTGCTTTTttcggtgcatgcgcgagccTCTTTTCCGGAAGTATCTGGAGGGGCGATGGATGGCCTCCCGACACAACAGGAGATAATAAGGAAATGTCAGAAGCACTTCAACGAAAAATGTAAGCGTTCAAGGCAGAcgcttccttttcgcttcgtttctgtttcttcgccttcttcaacatcttcctctccctctcaaTCTCgtgcgcttctctgctgtgtttttttccttcttgcaGTCCTCGGTTGCTTCTCCCCCTTCGCCTCGTTTGCACTCCCTTCCTTAAAGTGTTTGCCAGGCCTATGTCGAAATTCCCCTCTTGTCACGGGTATTCCGCGCCGCCCTCCCCTTGTCTTTTTTatctcttcgctttttccggCGGTTTCTGTTGCTTGTGAAGAGAGCCAGCACCGCCGGGGAACAAAACGTCTTGGTTGTTCGaattcctcctctctcttcatcgaGAATTGAGATGCGGTGGTGGCGCAGCTTCTCCGGTCGGGCGCAGCGGGAGGTCTTTCTTCGAGGCTCGCCGGCGTACAAGTGGGGGGTATGGATTGTCGGTCTAGGGGGAGGCCTGCTGTGGATTTGGGAGTCCGAGAAAAACGCCCCCATTTCGGAGCGGCGGGTGTTTCTGCCTGCGCGGCGAGAGGTTAAAATGACGAGCGCAGAAATCAAAAAGTGGAACGAGAAGTACAGTGGCGGCGCAGCGCTCCTGACGCCTCCTGCGCAGGCAAACAGCTGCGCGAACGGTGATGTCCTGCCTGCTGGGTCCTGCGGGCGGACAGCCGACAgaacaggggagagaagTTGGAGCTTTTCCACACGCAAGAGTATCCCACCGAGGTCGGTATGCAGCCGAAACGACCGACTAAACGAGAGCTGGAAGGCGTTCCAGGACcccgttcttttctcgtctctccatgAGGCGCTGAGGCAACGGGAAGTGGAGgtcagagagcgagaacggaggagagaggaggcgcttagattgagaagagagaaagaggtagaagaggagaggagagcgcggGGCGTGGTGGCGGTCGATGAGGCTCGGGAGAAGCTGAAAGATCAactgaggaaagagacaggacaaGAGGGGGACGGCAGACGCCCGCGGAGACTGCCGTACTTCAGCAGTCTCGGTTGAAGGCCTTGCACCAGCACAAACGAGATGCGAGTCAATCCACGAAGATTGGACGGTGGATGTTTTATCCATTTGCGAATCAAAGAGAGTCAGAGAATCGACTGTTATGCGGTGCGTCGACGGTGTGCCTGTGGACTGTCATACCGAGTCCTCGATGGGGCCTTTGGGgagcttctctctgtcctcgtttttcgaacttcaaaagaaggaagaatgGCATGCGGAGTCCGACGCTCAGCGACAGATCGCAGGTATATCACGAGCGGAAAACGAACCGAAATGAAACGAAGGACACCGCTGTTTAGAGCACATCGGTAAGGCACAAGGTGTAAAGTGCGAGATGTGGATCGATGGGCCAAGAACTCTGAATGCCTCTTGCAATTCCGGTTCGTTTTCAACGAGTGAACATTAGTGCGGTTTTTTGCGGAAGGACGTACAGTCCACCTCAAATGGTGGCTCAATCCGTGGaacgttctctttcttcgtgcAGCCTTCTCCCGCCacaggagtttcttcagggAAACGAGGACTGGGACTTGtgcgcctctctgttttgTCAGTCGCGTGCTCTCTAGGAAGGTGCCTTTTCCGTCTTGCGATCTCCGACCGTCAGCTCAGGTCactctttctgccttttctgcaAGAAGCGGCGGTCAGCATCCCTGTGGCCTTGGCTCCTACAattcctctttttctggcTCTTTTTGTGTCCCTGGCAGTTCGTCCACTCTGGAAGAGGATGGAGGCTCTCTAGCCTCTTTTTTGCCAAAGCGAAGGGCACTGTGTGAGTGTCGCATTCGTCCGGTCAACAGTGGAAATAAGCATTTTCGTTGTTTGTTTAAACAAGTGACGAACCGACCCTTAAATGGACCGAACTTCGGGAACTCAGCATGACGAGTTGGCACGCATCCAGCAGCTGGTGAAAGGGAGCGCTTGCGTTAGATACGCTGCACCGACCAAGAGTCCGTACATTCGCATGTGCAcaaaaagagcagaaagtGATCTACAGCTTTCTTCCCTGGAGGGGAAGTGGAGCAATGCAAATCCTCGTTCACGATTTTGTATCCAAAGATAGGCGTGTGCGTAGCACGGGAAGTCCGCGGAGAAGTGAGCATTCTCAGTCACTGAACCACACCTTTTGGTAGTCATGAATGCAACAAATTGTATGTTTGAATGAGTTCTTCTCCGATTCCAGACTGCTTTGCTAAGCATTTAGAGATATTCCGCGCAACCAATTATCAGCAAGGAGACGACCTCCTTTTGTGTAGAATCATCTGCAGATGCGTGTTTATTTGCATGTCCTGGGACTCTGCTTCGTCAGAATTGTGACTGCCAACACTCGGACCCGGCATGAATCCGTTTTCCTACTTGAGCCCTCCATGTAATTAGAACTGTCGTTTATCAGCATTTTCAAGTCAGCGCAGTTAGCTCGATCGGATACACGAATCCTCGATCCACAAGAAATGACACAAATGGCACACAAACTACCAGTTAAAGGCATCTGCAACGCTTTTCAGGTTGCTGTGGCGTCTAGCGTAGTGACCGGCGTAATTTATGATTCTATCCAATGAGGCTCCGAGTAAGCATGAGAGTCTTGAAGCCCCTGACTTCGAATGCTGCGGAGTGGCGGCAGTGAAGTGGATCGAAGAtgagctgaagaagaacggaaacAAAACAAAAAAtgcggaagcgaaaaagcAGCTGGAAAGGCGCCTGACATGCCAGCGGGATAAAAAACCGAGACGACCCACCGACAGACCTCTGACTCTCAGAACTTCCGAAACACGCCTGGTCTTAGCCTTCGGAGGCCAGCTGTTCTGTAAGTGCAGACCCATTCCCGGGCGCCCAGTGCAAGGGTACGGAGCAAAAGAGTATGTCTGTCGGAGTTCTCTGAAGTCACCTAACTGGCAAAGAGCCCACTCACATATCTGCGGGGAACTGGAACCTCGCATCTGCGAAGCACCGACTGCGTGTGTAGTGCCCAGGATATCCGTTGTAGGTTCCAGTTCCAAGAATGCAAGACGACGCGCAACGGTGCAGAGTTGTCGCCTTGAAACGTGATTTTAGAAGTGGGAATGTATAGATTCGCAAATGTGCATGAGTGGATAGGCTTGGCGCTGCAGTCGATCCGCAAATGTGCATGAGTGGATAGGCTTGGCGCTGTAGATGTGAGAGTGTGCGCCAAGGGGCGGCGAGAGGCActgcaagaaaaagagagtgGTGAAAGGCCTAGAAAACAAGCACAATGTGCCTTTATCCCCAGGTATGTGTGAACGAATTGAATCAAAACGTCTCTCCTGCGCCTCGGCACAGTCGCGAAGAATAACCGCGGGCCAAACCTCGCCTCGGAGCCCTACACCGCATGCGCAGCAACTGGACTTCCATCAGCCGATCGAacaaaggaagacgaggcatCATTGGTGACTGAATCTCGTtaggagacgagaaagtaGTGCGCCGACACGGAGGTGCTAGGCCGCAGCATCCCAACTAAACCACTGCCGAAATCATAACAGAGACTTTGAGGCACTTGTACAGACCTATGCCTGTTCACGGTGACCTTTCCCTTTCGGCGCCAGAGGGAGGGAAAAAGACGTTCACCAGAGTGGATACCACAGGCTCATCCACACGTACGAATCTATGTAGACTTCCCCGGGGATTcagtatacatatatatatatatatacatatatatatatatatacatgtggaTTTGTGCTTAGATGGGTACATCCTCATGAATGAGCCTGTACTAGcagatatatacattcaCATAAACATATGAATATACGCggtgtatatatatggataccATCTAATGAATGAACGggtgcatatatatctatatctatatatatatatatatatatgaatgtagATGACATATGGATGGCTTTTGTGAATGAGCAAGgacatgtatgtatgcatatacatatataggaTGGTCTCTGCGCATGCGAAGCACTTTGCGTTTCGAGTTTTGCAACCCATGTCAGGTTTTTTTGAGCTGGCGCGTGTGAGTTTGGCCTTTGTACCGTCGCAAAatcgacagagacgcttgAAGTCTATACACGTCAGCGTACCTGTAGCGAACGATGCGCCATTCACGAAGTACTCGAGGCATGTCGGCAAGTCCGCCTGGTTAAGGGCGCAGCACTGAGCAGGGAAAAGACAAAAGCCTGTTGTAAATAAAACACACAAAGATCACGGGAAAAAACAACACCAAGTGCTTTAGAAAACCAAAGCAGTCCCAGATCGAGCATCCGAAGTGCGCGCAATAAGAAAAAAAAGGTCTTCTGCAGTGAACTTCGGGTGAACAACAGCAGGCTCATAGTTCGGATATCGTACGTACCTATACATTAAAAGAAAAAATCAACAaaagtctctgcatgcaggtatCCTGTTCGACCTGACTATGTTCTACACAAACAATGGCGTAGACATTCGAGTGCCGGAGAACTTCATTTTGGCTCTGAAACCCATTCGTTTTCTACCTTCAAAAAAACTGCTTGTACCTTGAAAAGGCCTgcttgtctctgcagaagatATGCTTTTATCTTCAGAAGATATGGTATCATCATGAAAAGACGTGCGACAGCGGTTTCCGCCGTAACAGACAAATCGTTAGGTTCCTGTACCTTTATTGTTGCTAGGAACAACCTTCCAGTGTTTTTGCACCCTCCGCCTGGCGTTCTTTTCATCTTTTCTGACTTCCCCAAACAGAAGAGATTAGAATCAATCAGTGCGAAGACTTGGAATGAAAAGGTGAAAGAAAATTCAACTCGAAGCAACAGAGAGGCTTTGCAGcacctaggatactgaatgCGACCAAGCACTGTTCatttctcctccgtctgaCGGTCATATCATTTTTTTCAAACGACAGGCCGTTCGGATTTCCAAATTCAACGAAGGACCTAAAGCACCAGAAAATCCAAAACTATCGGCATGGTTTATTGATGCTACGGCGTTCTCGTATAAGCTTACATTTGAATCTTCAGACGCAAATACCACGACGTCCACCCACCGCAAAGCACTTctacacaaacatatatatgcaagcATTTATATgcgttccttcctcttgaGATTCATCGTTACACAAAAACAAATATGTCAATACACATACATAGAAGAATGCCTACGCACGCccgtatgcatgcatgcacacaacCATGCATGCTCCGgcatttgcatgcgcatacatatatacatatctgcATGCCCATATTAACATGTATaggcagacgaagatgcatccacacacacaaatgtAGGTGcctacatgcacacatatagATATTTCTGTATGAGCGACCGACTGGAATGTTTCGAAGTCGGGTGTCGCTTTAAATTATTACATACGCCTTCTCCTGAGTTATATTTATTCATAGCCTGAACAGCGCCCATTTGAAAGTCGTTTTTTCCTACTGTCGCACCGAGTTTTCTTGCAGACGAGCATCAGAGTCCCCGTCAGACCATCTTGTCACGCCAACCGCAAAGCCTCTGGAGGCTCCAATCAGCATGCGGCCAGGTTCGACAACGCGTACCTCTGCAAGGGAAGTAATGAGAAAAACTTTGGAAAATGCGATGTATGGACCATTCATGTTAAAGGCAGTTTAACGAGGTGATATAGATGTAAATTCCGACTTGATTTGTTTTATGAAGCGAATGCATGAGCGGATTCTCTACCAACGTTTCTAATATTTTCAGACTGCAGAAAATCCCTTTTCAGAGAACGAAATGACAGACTTCTGGCctgcagttcctccgcatcTTTTCCGGCTTGTAAAGGACTGCCAGCAAAGGAGGAATTCCGAGTTTTGCAGGCAACACACTTGTGCGATCGCGAGAACTTTGGTTCTTCGGAAGGACTAAACTTCATGCAGGAAACACGGTGACCACGAGCAGCACGCTAACACTTGGGTCCGGTGAAGGAACGCGTTGAAGGACAAAAAGCACGAATTTTTTCAGAAGCGTTCGCAGCCTCAGAGGCCTGCCTGTCCACCTCTATATACGCTCCTCAGCTAGGTGTCTTGAAAACAGCgatttcgcctctctttcgaTAAAAAGCGGGAGATGGTCTGCGATCTCGCAGCACAAAATGAACGCAACAGGCACTATAGAGAGCGCGGAAGCTCTCTTTATTTCCCTGACAGAAGGTGCATACTAGATTACGTTCTTTAAACCTGCAGTCTCCTCCGAACGCGCACAATGTCCTCCCTAGAAATGGTGGGTCCTCGAAACAGCGTCGCCGTGACGCCAGACTTCCAGGAAAGCCTAAAACTCGCTAGTTGGTTCGCTGGCTTCTTGCCGCGAATGTGCAAATACACAAGGCGCATATATCGAGAAAAGCAGCCATGTTCTCGGAATCGTTTACGGAATACTGCTGCAGTGAACACCGAAAGACGACACTCCTCAGATGAGGGTACGACGGTGCCACCTTACTGGAATAACTGTCTGTGAGGGAGGACTGTTTTTCAActtcgtctgtttttctaACTCGTTCCCTGCCTTCTGCTTGGGATGCGTAAAGTTTCACTCGCGTTGAATGCGGAAACAACCTCAGACGGTTCCGTCTGATCTTACCGAAGTAGACCTTGTCTTGCTCCATGGGGGTGCTGGCCAAAATCAAGCCTGTACCTCCTAGCACAGTGTCTGCCTCCCCCGAGATTCCTGGAGCGACCCTCCTGCGCCCAGGAGACCAGTGCAGACCAGGGATAATCTCTCAAGCGAAGCAGAATAAGTGGGCGATCAGAACACAGGAGAGGAGCAtaagaagaggaggaaaagagcaaaggaaaaggaaatgaCGAGCCagacaagaagacaaagagaagcgaaagagcgCATTAGGTTCCAAAGAAAGGCCGGAGAAGCAGATCCTTCGAATCTGTGACATATATTCGTAAAGACACAATTTCACCGAATCGAGGTTTCGCGTTCGCAGCCTTTGGATTAGACTTGACATTTTTTGCGGGTGCTCTCGCCAGCCAGTGAAAAGGCGAATTCCCTCACACACGCGCTTATGCACCAAAACACACCAATCGACATCAGATTTCTCGATATCTCTgtctttgtgtctgtttgCTTACGGGCTTGTGTAAGTCATACACACACGCGTATGCAGAAAGGATGAATGGGTTATGGTATCTGTCTATCGGTGTTTGCGTCTACATCTGTTTCTATCGATCt
This window of the Toxoplasma gondii ME49 chromosome VI, whole genome shotgun sequence genome carries:
- a CDS encoding hypothetical protein (encoded by transcript TGME49_240255~Predicted trans-membrane domain (TMHMM2.0):20-40); this translates as MRWWRSFSGRAQREVFLRGSPAYKWGVWIVGLGGGLLWIWESEKNAPISERRVFLPARREVKMTSAEIKKWNEKYSGGAALLTPPAQANSCANGDVLPAGSCGRTADRTGERSWSFSTRKSIPPRSVCSRNDRLNESWKAFQDPVLFSSLHEALRQREVEVRERERRREEALRLRREKEVEEERRARGVVAVDEAREKLKDQLRKETGQEGDGRRPRRLPYFSSLG
- a CDS encoding hypothetical protein (encoded by transcript TGME49_240260), translated to MEQDKVYFEVRVVEPGRMLIGASRGFAVGVTRWSDGDSDARLQENSCCALNQADLPTCLEYFVNGASFATGDFRELRQTYSFAPYPCTGRPGMGLHLQNSWPPKAKTRRVSEVLRVRGLSLIFDPLHCRHSAAFEVRGFKTLMLTRSLIG